GCGGCAGTCGGGCCTAGTGCAGGTGCGCTCATTATAGAAAGCATCAACTGGCAATGGGCATTTTTGATCAATGTGCCCATAGGTATTATTGCCATGATCAGGGCGGCGCTAAGCCTGTCAGAATCACGCAACCTGGAAACCGGCCATCGCTTTGACTGGCCAGGTGTATTTTTGCTCATCGCAGGCAGTGGCTTGCTGATACTCGGCATAGTCCAGTCCGACAACTGGGGCTGGCTGGCACCATCAACTCTTGCCACCATCAGCGCCGGCGTAGCGATACTTCTTGTTTTTATCTTTTGGGCCAAAGGCAAGCCACACGCAGCGGTGGATTTGAGTTTGTTCGAGGACAGGAATTACCGCTTTGTGAATGCCGCCACCCTGGTATTTGGGGCCGCGTTTACCGCCATGTTCCTGAGCTTCTTTTTATTCATGACGGCAATCTGGCATTATGGTCTGATCAAGGCCGGTTTTGGCATAACGCCCGGCCCTTTGATGGTCATGCCAGTGGCAATTATCTCTGGCCGCTACGTTGCCCGCTTTGGGCACAAACCTCTGCTGGTCTCAGGTGGATTGATCTATGCATTGAGCGGCTTATGGTTCTACCTGAACACCAGCCTGACTGCTGATTATCTTACGGTATGGTTGCCCGGCATGCTGCTCAGTGGCATAGGTGTAGGCCTGGTGTTGCCATCACTGTCAGGCGCAGCGGTGGCACGCCTGCCTGCCAAGCGTTTTGGCGTGGGTAGTGCGGTGAACCAGG
This is a stretch of genomic DNA from Undibacterium sp. KW1. It encodes these proteins:
- a CDS encoding MFS transporter, with amino-acid sequence MKNISPWPTFALASVAVFLVSLDATIGFAVFPALRHAFPDVRPSELSWVLNAYTIVYAALLVPAGRLADLLGRKRLFILGVGVFTLASGLCGVAGSTGMLIFFRVLQAVGAALLTPTSLALVLQAFPIEKRAIAVSLWGAVAALAAAVGPSAGALIIESINWQWAFLINVPIGIIAMIRAALSLSESRNLETGHRFDWPGVFLLIAGSGLLILGIVQSDNWGWLAPSTLATISAGVAILLVFIFWAKGKPHAAVDLSLFEDRNYRFVNAATLVFGAAFTAMFLSFFLFMTAIWHYGLIKAGFGITPGPLMVMPVAIISGRYVARFGHKPLLVSGGLIYALSGLWFYLNTSLTADYLTVWLPGMLLSGIGVGLVLPSLSGAAVARLPAKRFGVGSAVNQAVRQFGSALGVAFTVTILGGQGQNLQQFRYVYLFLIAGGVLTALLSMFIRTQVVQKPQIPADAAATA